Proteins co-encoded in one Pseudarthrobacter chlorophenolicus A6 genomic window:
- a CDS encoding DUF3180 domain-containing protein yields MKPIDPLRLLLIGVILTVAGWAGTVITSRYGMATPVLPATALATMGVIVAITLILGIRILRWRNSIKPNSTAKKTALDPLLAARTLILAQACAYAGTVLLGWHVGIFLDQLRIWSFRSHQDIAWLALGMAGGGLVMIIVGLVVERFCKIPPEDGDTKGVDGKPGRAPRGEAAGEGEYAYRGD; encoded by the coding sequence TTGAAGCCCATCGACCCGCTCCGCCTGCTGCTGATCGGCGTCATCCTCACCGTGGCCGGCTGGGCCGGAACGGTGATTACCAGCCGCTACGGCATGGCCACCCCGGTGCTGCCGGCCACCGCGCTGGCCACCATGGGCGTGATCGTGGCCATCACACTGATCCTGGGCATCCGCATCCTTCGCTGGCGGAACAGCATCAAGCCCAACAGCACCGCCAAGAAGACAGCACTGGATCCGCTGCTCGCCGCCCGCACGCTCATCCTGGCCCAGGCCTGCGCCTATGCCGGAACGGTGCTGCTCGGCTGGCACGTGGGGATCTTCCTGGACCAGCTGCGGATCTGGAGCTTCCGCAGCCACCAGGACATCGCCTGGCTGGCGCTGGGCATGGCAGGCGGCGGCCTGGTGATGATCATCGTTGGCCTGGTGGTGGAGAGGTTCTGCAAGATTCCGCCGGAGGACGGCGACACGAAGGGCGTGGACGGCAAGCCGGGCCGCGCACCACGGGGAGAAGCCGCCGGGGAAGGCGAATATGCGTACCGAGGCGATTGA